The Vibrio splendidus genome has a window encoding:
- a CDS encoding LacI family DNA-binding transcriptional regulator: MATIKDVAALAGVSTATVSRVMNRTCYVEPITLERVERAVKELNYHRDARATALASRSSNTLGLLTGNLADPFFALVAKSVEEVARTNGYQLVVVSGGHNAQREKEGLDFLISQGCEAMVIHSKMLDDATLLRYTAQLPAMVLLNRTIAQVSNRSVWVDNRLGTQVSVQHLIELGHRKIAYVSSDLPIQDRTDRLEGYREAMKAANIEIQPNWIISQNFSESGGEAAGDILASQCPEVTAAVTFNDVMAAGLMTSLQDQGISVPNDISVIGFDDVLLARYLYPRLTTMHNPIDEMSTYAANLAIKLKSAGYVPPTQHKFETTLVERQTVKPIKR; this comes from the coding sequence GTGGCAACAATCAAAGATGTAGCGGCACTTGCCGGAGTTTCGACAGCAACCGTTTCACGAGTAATGAACCGCACCTGCTATGTCGAGCCGATCACGTTGGAACGCGTAGAACGCGCAGTCAAAGAACTCAATTACCATCGTGATGCACGAGCAACCGCTCTGGCGAGTCGAAGCAGCAACACCTTAGGTTTATTAACCGGTAATTTAGCTGACCCTTTCTTTGCACTTGTCGCCAAGAGTGTTGAAGAGGTCGCAAGAACAAACGGATATCAACTGGTTGTGGTTAGCGGTGGGCACAATGCTCAGCGAGAAAAAGAAGGTCTCGACTTTCTTATCAGCCAAGGCTGCGAGGCGATGGTCATTCACTCAAAAATGCTCGATGACGCGACACTATTGCGCTACACCGCTCAGTTACCCGCAATGGTATTGCTCAACCGCACCATCGCCCAAGTATCGAACCGCTCGGTATGGGTAGACAATAGACTAGGTACTCAAGTATCGGTGCAACATTTGATTGAACTCGGACACCGAAAAATCGCCTATGTCTCAAGTGATTTACCCATTCAAGATCGAACCGATCGTTTAGAGGGCTACCGAGAGGCCATGAAAGCGGCCAATATCGAAATACAACCCAACTGGATCATCAGCCAAAACTTTAGTGAGTCAGGCGGTGAAGCGGCTGGCGACATCTTGGCGAGTCAATGTCCTGAGGTTACCGCAGCTGTCACCTTTAATGATGTGATGGCCGCAGGCTTAATGACAAGCCTGCAAGACCAAGGTATCTCTGTGCCCAACGATATTTCGGTAATCGGCTTTGATGACGTCTTACTCGCTCGCTACCTTTATCCTCGATTGACCACAATGCACAATCCTATCGATGAAATGTCGACCTACGCAGCCAACCTCGCAATTAAGTTGAAGTCAGCGGGATACGTACCGCCAACACAACATAAATTCGAAACAACCTTGGTTGAAAGGCAGACCGTTAAGCCAATCAAGCGCTAA